In Thermus caldifontis, one DNA window encodes the following:
- a CDS encoding helix-turn-helix transcriptional regulator, whose product MVRMLLLPSLGPFHILHPRYNAATVLALLQEAHPKVMYLASHSEAELEGGLWREEDPLLFHLLPWAEEGGIPVVALDEEAHLKGEAEAFRQALAQHPLGKPHLERMQGFDQELLQLLKTPLTPEDLGSEGFLSRLRQVYGGFVQAFGEGPATGFRARRMARVAKVLKGREGAVVAELLDYSLLAEYFPEALPKAHEPTERERQRALLDRAWQLKEEDNWAGLLEGLFQIGDPEALYLAAQIYLAAGEWQEALSLMEEVFRMDFQHPGYLPGYVLARFGQLLDLAGERERALRAYRGVLALSWAPEEARAIALAGLRSPFRLP is encoded by the coding sequence ATGGTGAGGATGTTGCTGCTTCCTTCCCTTGGGCCCTTCCACATCCTGCATCCACGCTACAACGCCGCCACCGTTTTGGCCCTTTTGCAGGAGGCCCACCCCAAGGTTATGTACCTGGCCTCCCACTCGGAGGCGGAACTGGAAGGGGGCCTTTGGCGGGAGGAAGACCCGCTTCTTTTCCATCTCCTCCCTTGGGCGGAGGAAGGGGGAATCCCGGTGGTGGCCCTGGACGAGGAGGCGCACCTCAAAGGGGAGGCCGAGGCTTTCCGCCAGGCCTTGGCCCAGCATCCCTTGGGCAAACCCCATCTGGAGAGGATGCAGGGCTTTGACCAGGAGCTTTTGCAGCTTCTCAAGACCCCCCTTACCCCAGAGGACCTGGGCTCAGAGGGCTTCCTCTCCCGCTTACGCCAGGTGTATGGGGGTTTCGTCCAGGCTTTTGGGGAAGGGCCAGCCACGGGCTTTAGGGCCCGGCGCATGGCGAGGGTGGCAAAGGTCCTTAAGGGCCGGGAAGGGGCGGTGGTGGCGGAGCTTCTGGACTATTCCCTTCTGGCCGAGTATTTCCCTGAGGCCTTGCCCAAGGCCCATGAGCCCACGGAGAGGGAACGCCAGAGGGCCCTTTTGGACCGGGCCTGGCAGCTTAAGGAGGAGGACAACTGGGCGGGGCTCTTGGAGGGGCTTTTCCAGATAGGGGATCCCGAGGCCCTGTACCTGGCGGCTCAGATCTACCTGGCGGCCGGGGAGTGGCAGGAGGCCTTAAGCCTCATGGAGGAGGTCTTCCGCATGGACTTCCAGCACCCCGGGTATCTTCCGGGCTACGTCCTGGCCCGCTTCGGTCAGCTTCTTGACCTGGCGGGGGAGCGGGAGAGGGCCCTGAGGGCCTACCGGGGGGTTCTGGCCCTTTCCTGGGCCCCGGAGGAAGCTAGAGCCATCGCCTTGGCTGGGTTGAGGAGTCCATTCCGGCTTCCCTAG
- a CDS encoding MFS transporter: protein MWKGPREGSSNILTILDLRERNYRLAVLNGWLVWLGDTFLNPNIVLTSFAAKLGAPGALIGLLPALLQAGGMIPQAFLASYVARFPKKIVLYRRVATLRLSGVLLMALSALFLGSWPELLLVGFLAGLLLNALFTGVSSLPFWEVVAKTTPWERRTHLFSARNLVGGLLAFLAGFLVREVLALPLTFPLPYALLFALGALAFGLGWYLFGLTEEPEEPPRFHRLDLRLPLRRVDFRRYLRVRVLLGLAAMAEPFYAVYAVRVLGQGKELGLYLSLYALSFTLSNLLWAKLGERSSKGVLQAGSFLALFPPLLALLLPPPFFGLVFLLQGAYLAALGLATTTYLLNLAPPEERSAHIGLANTVAGLFAFSTVLGGWLADRLGFPTLFLLAAFFYAWALYAGRKLPQEG, encoded by the coding sequence ATGTGGAAGGGCCCAAGGGAAGGAAGCAGCAACATCCTCACCATCTTAGACCTTCGGGAGCGCAACTACCGCCTGGCGGTGCTCAACGGCTGGCTGGTGTGGCTGGGGGATACCTTTTTGAACCCCAACATCGTTCTCACCAGCTTCGCCGCCAAGCTGGGGGCCCCGGGGGCCTTGATCGGCCTCCTGCCCGCCTTGCTCCAGGCGGGGGGCATGATCCCCCAGGCCTTCCTGGCCTCCTATGTGGCCCGGTTCCCGAAGAAGATCGTCCTTTACCGTCGGGTGGCCACCTTAAGGCTTTCTGGGGTCCTCCTCATGGCCCTTTCTGCCCTTTTCCTGGGGAGTTGGCCGGAGCTCCTCCTGGTGGGCTTCCTAGCTGGCCTTCTCCTCAACGCCCTTTTCACCGGCGTAAGCAGCCTCCCCTTCTGGGAGGTGGTGGCCAAGACCACGCCCTGGGAGCGCCGGACCCACCTCTTTTCCGCTCGGAACCTGGTGGGAGGGCTTCTGGCCTTCCTGGCAGGCTTCTTGGTGCGGGAGGTTTTGGCCCTTCCCCTTACCTTTCCCCTGCCCTATGCCCTCCTCTTTGCCCTGGGAGCCCTGGCCTTTGGTCTGGGTTGGTACCTCTTCGGCCTCACGGAGGAGCCGGAGGAGCCCCCCAGGTTTCACCGCCTGGACCTCCGCCTCCCCCTTAGGCGGGTAGACTTCCGCCGCTACCTGAGGGTGCGGGTCCTATTGGGCCTGGCGGCCATGGCCGAGCCCTTCTATGCCGTCTATGCGGTGCGGGTTTTGGGCCAAGGGAAGGAGCTTGGGCTTTACCTCTCCCTTTACGCCCTCTCCTTCACCCTTTCCAACCTGCTTTGGGCCAAGTTGGGAGAGCGCAGCTCCAAGGGGGTGCTTCAGGCTGGGTCCTTCCTAGCCCTTTTCCCTCCCCTTCTGGCCCTTCTCCTGCCTCCCCCCTTTTTTGGCCTGGTCTTTCTGCTGCAAGGAGCCTACTTGGCCGCCTTGGGGCTTGCCACCACCACCTACCTTCTCAACCTGGCCCCACCGGAGGAACGCAGCGCCCACATCGGCCTCGCCAACACCGTGGCCGGGCTCTTCGCCTTTTCTACCGTGCTGGGAGGATGGCTAGCGGACCGGTTGGGCTTTCCCACCCTCTTCCTCCTGGCGGCCTTCTTCTACGCCTGGGCCCTTTATGCCGGCAGGAAGTTGCCGCAAGAGGGATGA
- the thrS gene encoding threonine--tRNA ligase encodes MVVYLPDGKALEVEEGATAWDVARAIGPGLAKAAVGALVNGELYDLLKPLPPGAQVKILTEKDPEYQLLFRHTLAHVLAQAVKEFFAEKGYDPESVKLGVGPVIEKGFYYDIDAPEPISDEDLPAIEERMRAILAKDLPLRRYVLPREVALSRYQGKDPYKTELIQDLPEEEEISFYQQGDETYGFTDLCRGPHVPSTGRIPPHFKLTHVAGAYWRGDETRPMLQRVYGVAFRTAEELKEYLWQLEEAKKRDHRRLGRELELFLIDPMVGKGLVLWLPKGNVIREELVAFMREEQIRRGYQLVTTPHIGSLELYRTSGHYPYYAESQFPPISFQERGEEEEYLLKPMNCPHHIRIYAFKKRSYRELPLRLAEFGTVYRYEKAGELLGLTRVRGFTQDDAHLFCTPEQVKEEFLGVLDLVLKVLSTLGLKDYRARIGTRDPKSEKYVGDEAKWSLAERQIEEAALEAGLHYTVEEGDAAFYGPKLDFVVKDALGREWQLGTIQVDYNLPERFGLTYVGPDGAEHRPVMIHRAPFGSLERFIGILIEHFAGNFPLWLSPVQMVVVPVSEKQEDYAKEVVSKLKEAGLRAEADLRPERMQARIRDAEVGKVPYILVVGDKERAEGTVSVRRRLRGNLGTMPLAAFLEGALKEYRERLLEPAF; translated from the coding sequence ATGGTGGTCTACCTACCGGATGGAAAGGCCCTCGAGGTGGAGGAGGGCGCCACCGCCTGGGACGTGGCCCGGGCCATAGGCCCGGGGCTAGCCAAGGCCGCCGTGGGCGCCTTGGTGAACGGGGAGCTTTACGACCTCCTCAAGCCCCTTCCCCCGGGGGCCCAGGTCAAGATCCTCACCGAGAAGGACCCCGAGTACCAGCTCCTCTTCCGCCACACCCTGGCCCACGTGCTGGCCCAGGCGGTGAAGGAGTTCTTTGCCGAAAAGGGCTACGATCCGGAAAGCGTGAAGCTTGGGGTGGGGCCGGTGATTGAAAAGGGCTTCTACTACGACATAGACGCCCCCGAGCCCATCTCCGACGAAGACCTCCCCGCCATAGAGGAAAGGATGCGGGCCATCCTCGCCAAAGACCTCCCCTTACGCCGCTACGTGTTGCCCCGGGAGGTGGCCCTTTCCCGCTACCAGGGCAAGGACCCCTACAAGACCGAGCTCATCCAGGACCTGCCCGAGGAGGAGGAGATCAGCTTCTACCAGCAGGGGGACGAAACCTACGGCTTCACCGACCTCTGCCGCGGGCCCCATGTGCCCTCCACAGGCCGCATCCCTCCCCATTTCAAGCTCACCCACGTGGCCGGGGCCTACTGGCGGGGGGACGAAACCAGGCCCATGCTGCAACGGGTCTACGGGGTGGCCTTCCGCACTGCGGAGGAGCTCAAGGAATACCTCTGGCAACTGGAGGAGGCCAAGAAGCGGGACCACCGCCGTTTGGGACGGGAGCTGGAGCTATTCCTGATCGATCCCATGGTGGGCAAGGGCCTGGTGCTTTGGCTTCCCAAGGGCAACGTGATCCGCGAGGAACTGGTGGCCTTCATGCGGGAGGAGCAGATAAGGCGGGGCTACCAGCTGGTCACCACCCCCCATATCGGGAGCCTCGAGCTCTACCGGACCAGCGGCCACTACCCCTACTATGCGGAAAGCCAGTTCCCCCCCATCAGCTTCCAGGAGCGGGGTGAGGAGGAGGAGTACCTCCTAAAGCCCATGAACTGCCCCCACCATATCCGCATCTATGCCTTTAAGAAGCGCTCCTACCGGGAGCTTCCCCTAAGGCTTGCCGAGTTCGGCACCGTCTACCGCTACGAAAAGGCGGGGGAGCTTTTGGGCCTCACGCGGGTACGGGGTTTCACCCAGGACGACGCCCATCTCTTCTGCACCCCCGAGCAGGTGAAGGAGGAGTTCTTAGGGGTCTTGGATCTGGTGCTGAAGGTGCTTTCCACCCTGGGCCTAAAGGACTACAGAGCCCGTATCGGCACCCGGGACCCCAAAAGCGAAAAGTACGTGGGCGACGAGGCCAAATGGTCCTTGGCGGAAAGGCAGATTGAGGAAGCCGCCCTGGAAGCCGGCCTCCACTACACGGTGGAGGAAGGGGATGCCGCCTTCTATGGCCCCAAGCTGGACTTCGTGGTCAAAGACGCCTTGGGCAGGGAGTGGCAACTGGGTACCATCCAGGTGGACTACAACCTGCCCGAGCGCTTCGGCCTCACGTATGTGGGGCCGGATGGGGCCGAGCACCGCCCCGTCATGATCCACCGCGCCCCCTTCGGCTCCTTGGAGCGCTTCATCGGCATCCTGATAGAGCACTTTGCCGGGAACTTTCCCCTGTGGCTTTCCCCGGTGCAAATGGTGGTGGTCCCGGTTTCGGAAAAGCAGGAGGACTACGCCAAGGAAGTGGTCTCTAAGCTCAAAGAGGCGGGCCTCAGGGCCGAGGCCGACCTGCGCCCTGAGCGCATGCAGGCCCGCATCCGCGACGCCGAGGTGGGGAAGGTGCCCTACATCCTGGTGGTGGGGGACAAGGAAAGGGCCGAGGGCACGGTGAGCGTCCGCAGGCGGCTTCGGGGGAACCTGGGAACCATGCCCTTGGCGGCTTTCCTGGAGGGCGCCCTCAAGGAGTACAGGGAACGCCTTTTGGAGCCAGCCTTCTGA